Proteins from one Prevotella sp. E2-28 genomic window:
- a CDS encoding cysteine hydrolase family protein, with protein MMNNKALVVIDIQNDITKHYRDIIDNINATIEWAVAEDMHVVYIKHNNITAATRTFKPGTKGEELVPEMKVVSDNIFVKTKSNALTSEAFSAFIAANGINEFYIAGADATACVKSTCFNMTKAGFTVHVLSDCVTSYDLKKLPEMFAYYESKGCEVKTLADYKR; from the coding sequence ATGATGAACAATAAAGCACTTGTCGTTATCGACATACAGAACGACATCACCAAGCATTACCGCGACATCATCGACAATATCAATGCAACCATCGAATGGGCTGTGGCAGAGGATATGCACGTGGTCTATATCAAGCACAACAACATCACGGCTGCTACGCGGACGTTCAAGCCTGGCACCAAAGGCGAGGAACTGGTACCTGAGATGAAGGTCGTTTCAGACAATATCTTCGTGAAGACGAAAAGCAACGCCCTAACAAGCGAGGCGTTTTCTGCTTTCATCGCAGCGAACGGCATCAATGAGTTCTACATAGCAGGAGCCGATGCTACCGCCTGCGTGAAATCAACGTGTTTCAATATGACCAAGGCAGGCTTCACGGTGCATGTCCTCTCAGACTGCGTCACCAGCTACGACCTGAAGAAACTCCCAGAGATGTTCGCCTATTACGAAAGTAAAGGCTGCGAGGTCAAGACACTTGCCGATTACAAACGATGA
- a CDS encoding CatA-like O-acetyltransferase, family 2 codes for MKQEINPKDTNRAIAFELWTKSPMPMVTLTKTFGVTRLRKVSRKRGLKFNMLLCWCIGKAASKIEEFYMLPQNGKLYKYDRMAINVIADNVKGGLSFCDVAVSDDLDTFNANYMHLTETISQTCQDILDDEAVIVGTSAVTGTELDCITNQYSGIFNNPFLAWGRYRKGWLKTTLPISFQFHHAQMDGKHAARFLEELQKTINTI; via the coding sequence ATGAAACAGGAAATCAATCCCAAGGATACCAACAGAGCCATCGCCTTCGAGTTGTGGACAAAGTCGCCCATGCCGATGGTGACACTCACGAAGACCTTCGGCGTGACGCGACTGCGTAAGGTGAGTCGTAAGCGGGGGCTAAAGTTCAATATGCTGCTGTGCTGGTGTATCGGCAAGGCAGCATCAAAGATTGAGGAGTTTTATATGTTGCCCCAAAATGGGAAACTGTACAAATACGACCGCATGGCTATCAACGTGATAGCGGATAACGTTAAGGGCGGACTTAGCTTCTGTGATGTTGCTGTCAGCGACGATTTGGACACGTTTAATGCCAACTATATGCATTTGACGGAGACCATCAGTCAGACGTGTCAGGACATCTTGGACGATGAGGCCGTGATTGTAGGCACATCAGCAGTCACAGGCACGGAACTTGACTGCATCACCAACCAGTATAGCGGCATCTTCAATAACCCATTCCTGGCCTGGGGTCGCTATCGCAAAGGCTGGCTGAAGACCACGCTCCCCATCTCCTTCCAGTTTCATCACGCCCAGATGGACGGAAAGCACGCCGCCCGCTTCTTGGAAGAACTGCAAAAGACAATCAATACGATATGA
- a CDS encoding pyridoxamine 5'-phosphate oxidase family protein encodes MAGIKELIATMADTLPVTYISSVDEEGFPCTKAMLSPRVREGIKTFYFTTNTFSLRVAQYKANPKASIYFCDAEGFKGMMLRGTMEVLTDAKSKEMIWRDGDEQYYPGGVTDPNYCVLKFTATDGRFYSDFYPRSFVIE; translated from the coding sequence TTGGCTGGTATAAAGGAATTGATAGCTACGATGGCCGACACACTGCCTGTCACTTATATCTCGTCTGTTGATGAAGAGGGCTTCCCATGTACTAAGGCAATGCTGTCGCCACGAGTCCGCGAGGGCATCAAGACGTTCTATTTCACCACCAATACCTTCTCTCTCCGTGTGGCTCAATACAAAGCTAACCCCAAGGCCTCGATCTATTTCTGCGATGCCGAGGGTTTCAAAGGTATGATGCTGCGTGGCACGATGGAGGTGCTGACGGATGCTAAGAGCAAGGAGATGATTTGGCGTGATGGAGACGAGCAGTACTACCCCGGCGGCGTGACCGACCCGAACTATTGCGTACTCAAATTTACCGCCACCGATGGTCGATTCTATAGCGATTTCTATCCCCGTAGTTTTGTAATTGAGTAA
- a CDS encoding DUF4419 domain-containing protein: MNITRKLLMTTAIILLPSIAIAQTKGSITFVVDENLAPIEEPYNYLANGERLAKSVLHQEDIPEGAYHIVATSFADAQCMKSMGKDAFYQCIVRAYAKHKSITLTPDMIWLIISQGFARYVNAHAEELRPQLVSHTGKMDLAIETNKDLLSGNADWQKLIGDFASQIDRYTKGGIAKTVTADFSTTGPVERVASQITLMESVKSYFEYIVYYVGCGIPSITLKGTPDDWRLVQEKTRRLEAYGLGQWTKDLEPILTEFVHAAEGKPNQSFWQDMVKRHRVDELKGGICSPDIPTQLDGWLLKLFPDENGKTLDRIAHNEDMPSERVRVGFKYRIINPKRGTVMKEFPMELWAGFIGAEEDTTNNMLTPKIGWLVRLSESNDDVLKDMKKKDKDFGISLRIKEVPEVLSRMEHIKRLELVFTDDVVLPDWFYRLFIDNLRIEGKMSDEVKARIKKSFPNATLPEK, from the coding sequence ATGAATATAACAAGGAAATTGCTGATGACAACAGCAATCATATTACTGCCAAGCATAGCGATTGCCCAGACAAAGGGTAGCATCACGTTTGTGGTCGATGAGAATCTCGCGCCCATAGAAGAGCCATATAATTATCTGGCAAATGGTGAGAGATTGGCTAAATCAGTACTCCATCAGGAGGATATTCCCGAAGGGGCCTACCACATCGTTGCCACCAGTTTTGCAGATGCGCAGTGTATGAAAAGTATGGGCAAAGATGCCTTCTACCAGTGCATCGTGCGGGCATATGCCAAGCACAAGTCCATAACACTGACACCCGACATGATTTGGCTAATTATCAGTCAGGGATTTGCCCGCTATGTCAACGCCCATGCCGAGGAACTGCGCCCACAGTTGGTGAGCCACACAGGAAAGATGGATTTGGCCATTGAGACCAATAAGGATTTACTTTCGGGCAATGCCGACTGGCAAAAGTTGATAGGCGACTTTGCATCTCAGATAGACCGCTACACTAAGGGCGGCATTGCCAAGACCGTCACCGCCGACTTCTCGACGACCGGCCCAGTGGAGCGTGTTGCCTCACAGATTACGCTGATGGAGAGCGTGAAGTCCTATTTTGAGTACATCGTCTATTATGTAGGTTGCGGCATCCCCAGCATCACGCTGAAAGGTACGCCAGACGACTGGCGCCTTGTGCAGGAAAAGACCAGACGACTTGAGGCTTACGGCCTTGGTCAATGGACGAAGGACCTGGAGCCGATACTCACGGAGTTCGTCCATGCCGCCGAGGGGAAACCCAACCAGAGTTTCTGGCAGGACATGGTGAAGAGACACAGAGTGGACGAACTGAAGGGCGGTATTTGTAGTCCAGACATACCGACTCAACTCGACGGATGGCTGCTGAAATTATTCCCTGACGAGAATGGAAAGACACTTGACCGCATAGCCCATAACGAGGATATGCCGTCGGAGCGTGTGCGCGTCGGTTTTAAGTATCGCATCATTAACCCCAAGCGGGGCACTGTCATGAAGGAGTTTCCCATGGAACTATGGGCTGGATTCATTGGTGCCGAAGAGGACACTACCAACAACATGCTCACCCCGAAAATCGGTTGGCTGGTGCGACTGTCAGAAAGCAATGACGACGTGCTGAAAGACATGAAGAAGAAAGACAAGGACTTCGGTATCAGCCTGCGCATAAAGGAAGTGCCCGAGGTGCTGTCGCGTATGGAGCACATCAAGCGTCTAGAACTCGTCTTCACCGACGATGTCGTGCTGCCTGACTGGTTCTATCGCCTGTTCATCGACAATCTTCGTATTGAAGGCAAGATGAGCGACGAGGTGAAAGCCCGCATCAAGAAAAGTTTCCCCAATGCAACCCTGCCTGAAAAATAG